Proteins encoded within one genomic window of Haladaptatus sp. QDMS2:
- a CDS encoding type 1 glutamine amidotransferase: MVLVLENEVDPRYRYFGEALVSHLPGEVTVYDYPAQGGRPALDGVEAVVIGGSTAGVYEADDHPWMDDEKAFILDLVEARVPTLGVCFGHQLINEALGGRVEHRGTHAQLETVDLGDDPLFEGVNDVIPAVHGDFVVERGDGMEVLAAADYYENFATRHREAPVWTVQFHPEFTAELLNAVREDFGWTDTERSFDDVTAVKTLANFVSLAGDRQS; this comes from the coding sequence AAAACGAGGTGGACCCGCGCTATCGCTACTTCGGCGAGGCACTCGTTTCGCACCTGCCCGGCGAGGTGACCGTCTACGACTACCCGGCCCAGGGCGGACGGCCCGCACTCGACGGCGTCGAAGCAGTCGTCATCGGCGGCAGCACCGCCGGCGTGTACGAGGCAGACGACCATCCGTGGATGGACGACGAGAAGGCGTTCATCTTGGACTTGGTCGAAGCGCGCGTTCCGACGCTCGGCGTCTGCTTCGGCCACCAACTCATCAACGAGGCGCTCGGCGGTCGGGTCGAACACCGCGGGACACACGCGCAACTCGAAACCGTCGACCTCGGAGACGACCCGCTGTTCGAGGGCGTAAACGACGTGATTCCGGCCGTCCACGGCGACTTCGTCGTCGAGCGCGGCGACGGAATGGAGGTACTCGCCGCCGCCGACTACTACGAGAACTTCGCCACTCGCCACCGCGAGGCCCCCGTTTGGACGGTACAGTTCCACCCCGAGTTCACTGCGGAACTCTTGAACGCGGTCCGCGAAGACTTTGGCTGGACTGACACCGAGCGGTCGTTCGACGACGTGACTGCGGTGAAAACGCTCGCCAATTTCGTCTCGTTAGCCGGCGACCGTCAATCCTGA